The following are encoded in a window of Kiritimatiellales bacterium genomic DNA:
- a CDS encoding HepT-like ribonuclease domain-containing protein has translation MDDRVREWLNDILMQVQEIQTFTNGISFDQYQSDRKTQAAVERKFEIIGEALNRISCADDGLLQRIRNYRDIISFRNILAHGYDSIDVRIVWGVIENNLEELNDDIGKILF, from the coding sequence ATGGATGATCGCGTCAGAGAATGGCTGAATGATATTCTGATGCAGGTTCAGGAGATTCAAACATTCACGAACGGTATTTCTTTTGACCAATATCAGTCTGATCGGAAAACACAGGCGGCTGTTGAACGGAAATTTGAAATTATCGGTGAGGCGTTAAACCGGATCAGTTGTGCCGATGACGGACTTTTACAGCGAATTCGCAATTATCGCGATATTATCTCTTTCCGTAACATTCTGGCTCACGGATATGATTCTATAGATGTCCGGATTGTCTGGGGAGTTATTGAAAATAATCTTGAGGAATTGAACGATGACATCGGGAAAATTTTATTCTGA
- a CDS encoding serine hydrolase, translating into MFRAFLFFISIAFYSHAQSVRARAPYYGAVVIDAKSGTLLDGDRAALQGFPASMTKLANLFVLFDDLTAGKIHLTDQIKISREVALIGGRQVWLKEGEVFPVEELIYAMMVHSANDAAAALAIHASGSRAAHASRMTAKAKELGLYHTEFHSVHGLPPEHGQKPDTSSALDIARLSRALLEQYPQTLKYTSVRTRSFRADKPMVLTSSNKLLGSVPGCDGLKTGFIQIGGFSLAATAKRDGKRVIAVILGSKEAKVRDAKAAEWIEKGFVLWHKVPPEMIDITERAAALLADHSEPVPDESAAYPKPVFILVSCVIGTIIILIFMRFRHKR; encoded by the coding sequence ATGTTCAGAGCGTTCTTGTTTTTCATTTCAATCGCGTTTTATTCCCATGCGCAATCCGTTCGCGCGCGCGCGCCGTATTACGGCGCGGTGGTGATTGACGCTAAAAGCGGTACACTGCTGGACGGTGACCGCGCCGCACTGCAGGGATTTCCGGCCAGCATGACCAAACTCGCCAATCTGTTTGTGCTGTTCGACGATCTGACCGCCGGAAAAATTCATCTGACCGATCAAATTAAAATTTCGCGGGAAGTGGCCCTCATCGGCGGACGGCAGGTCTGGCTGAAAGAAGGCGAAGTGTTTCCGGTGGAAGAACTGATTTATGCCATGATGGTGCATTCTGCGAATGACGCCGCCGCCGCGCTGGCAATTCACGCATCCGGCTCGCGTGCCGCACACGCCTCACGCATGACGGCGAAAGCTAAAGAGCTCGGTTTATATCACACCGAATTTCATTCGGTGCACGGACTGCCGCCGGAACATGGACAAAAGCCGGATACATCGTCGGCGCTTGATATTGCCCGGCTGTCGCGTGCATTGCTGGAACAGTATCCGCAAACACTGAAATATACATCCGTGCGCACACGCAGTTTCCGGGCAGATAAGCCGATGGTTTTAACGTCATCCAACAAACTGCTCGGTTCTGTGCCGGGATGCGACGGTCTAAAAACCGGATTCATTCAGATCGGCGGATTCTCACTGGCCGCAACGGCGAAACGCGACGGCAAGCGTGTGATCGCGGTCATTCTCGGCAGCAAAGAAGCCAAAGTCCGTGATGCAAAAGCAGCGGAATGGATCGAAAAAGGGTTTGTACTGTGGCATAAGGTGCCGCCGGAAATGATCGACATTACGGAACGCGCGGCAGCGCTGCTGGCCGATCATTCTGAACCGGTGCCGGATGAATCCGCCGCTTATCCTAAGCCGGTTTTCATTCTCGTTTCGTGCGTCATCGGAACGATCATCATTTTAATTTTTATGAGATTCCGTCACAAAAGGTAA
- a CDS encoding nucleotidyltransferase domain-containing protein: MDLEQIKLKVTPICRRYFVRQMDLFGSRARGDAGGKSDFDFCVRFNELSPAEYSRNYFGLLHELEDSFESPVDLLPAESVTRTSLKKNLHSEGIRVYG; encoded by the coding sequence ATGGATCTGGAACAGATTAAATTAAAAGTTACTCCGATTTGCCGGCGTTATTTTGTCCGGCAGATGGATCTGTTCGGTTCGAGGGCACGCGGCGATGCCGGCGGGAAAAGCGATTTTGATTTTTGCGTCCGGTTTAATGAACTTTCGCCGGCGGAATATTCACGGAACTATTTCGGATTACTGCATGAATTGGAAGATTCTTTTGAATCCCCGGTTGATTTGCTGCCCGCAGAGTCTGTGACGAGAACATCGTTAAAAAAGAATCTTCATTCAGAAGGAATCCGTGTTTATGGATGA